The sequence below is a genomic window from Wyeomyia smithii strain HCP4-BCI-WySm-NY-G18 chromosome 1, ASM2978416v1, whole genome shotgun sequence.
ATTTCCAGCCATATTGCGTCTTTTTATCAACAGTGGGTCAAAATACACAGAGTCAACTACCACCACGAATTCATCACGGTCAACTAGAATCAGTGATGGTTGGCTAACAGAGTCTTCCCTCGAGCTTCATGTATTTCGTCTTTGACGTTTTTATGACTAGTCCGACCCGATTGGCCTGTGCCTGTGCCTGTTTCCGTTAGCGTCTCAAAGTTGCGTGTCATAATGTCaatgtcgtcggcgaagccaaGTAACTGGCCGGATTTCCTGAAAATCGTACCCCTCGTGTCTATCCCCGCACTTCCAACAATACCCCCcgtggcaatgttgaacagcagACATGAAAGCCTATCACCCTGCCGcgaccctcttcgagattcgaaagaACTCGAGAGCTGTACACATCACTCTGTACATCGTCGCTCTGACCAATCGCATAAGTTTGTCCGGGAACCCTtgtaatttgccatagctgatctcgtTCGATTGTGTCATACGCTGCTTTGgagtcgatgaataggtggtgcgtggttACGTTGTACTCGCGGCATTTCTGGAATACTTGCCGTAGTGCAAATATCTAGTCCGTGGTGGTGCGATAATGAAGTATTACAGCGTAAAAGCCATAATTGTGTCTCAATGTCACTACACTGAATTCTTTCTTTACACAGTTGATACgtccgcgcaaaaaaagaatcgcgtaaaaaaggaCGCGTAGTTTTTACCAATCATGTAAAAAAGATCACGTCGTTCTGATAAAATTATCCGCCACGTGTAAAAAATATCGTGTataataaaatcacgtaaaaaaagaaTTCAGTGTATTGTATCTAATTCTGTATTTCAGGTCATTACTTAAAATATTTCTTTAATCCGATATTCTTCTGTTAAATTAATTTGTAATAGTTTATTTTCTCTGGCAAATCTCATAAGTATTTAACTTTCTCCTCCTCAACAGGACCGCGCGCGCAACGCATCGGAGCGACTGTCAGCGACAACCACACTCACTATCGACATTGCCGACTCGGACGACCAGGATCCGTCGTTCATTTACCGAGGATGCGTTCTGCTGGACGGAGCCTGTCTCAACCCGGAGTACAGCGCGTCCGTGCCAGCCGGAAGCCTCCAGGGTGTTCTAACCGTAAGTCCCGAAAGGATCCAGGCCGTCGATCTGGACAGCATCAGTTCACCTATTCGGTACTCGTTCCTTAGTGGAATTCCCGGCAATTACGGGGACTACTTCGAAATCGACCCCCAGACTGGGGTACTGAAGCAAACGAAACTGGTAGATTCGTCGGTTACGGCGAAGAAATTCGACATCATCGTAAAGGCGGAAGAGGTTTCGGAGATGAAACGTTTCACGACGGCAAAATTGACGATACACGTAAAGCCGGTAGATGCGTATTCACCGGTGATTAGTGTAACATCAACTGAAGGATTTGTGGATGAAAACTCGCCCATCGGAACGGTAGTAACCGACGCAAAAGGTAACCCAATCAAACTGACAACAACCGACGCCGACCTCGGATCCGAAGACGAACCTGTCGAGTATATATACGAAGTAACGACACCATCGTTCGTGGTTTCCAAAAAAGGAATTCTTCACGTCAACGAGGAAGGACTGGACAGAGATCCGCCAAGCCAAGGGAAATACCGATTCCAGGTGGTCGCACGAGAGGCCAACGGGAATGCGGCTAGTGCACCAATGAGTTTGACGGTTCACCTCATCGATGTAAACGATAATGCTCCAAAGCTGGCCATGGTTGCTCCAGTTAGTCTAACAGCCGGCGACGGAAGACGATTAGTGTCGAAGGTTACTGCAACGGACTACGATGCCGGAGAAAATGCCGTCATCACTTACTCGCTGTTCCATGTATCGAACAACGGGGCCAACAAGTTTGCCATTGATCCCAAAACCGGAGAGATAGAAACGAGAGCAAGACTGAATGCCGGTGAACAGTACAGTATAACGGTGCAGGCTTCCGATATCGGTGCACTGACATCACAAGCCATTGTAGAGGTGTCGATAACACCGGGACCCAACACAAAACCACCGCGATTCTTGAAGCCAGTGTATGATGTACAGGTGAGCGAAGGAGCCGAAATCAATTCGACAGTTATAGTGGTAAAAGCAGAAGATCCTGAGAATGACCCGGTGAAATACGCGATAACAACGGGTAATGATTTGCGACAGTTTGCCATTGGAAAAGAAAGTGGTGTTATCAGTGTGATAAGGAAGCTGGACAGGGAAGATCTGACCCGGTATCAGTTGATAATTCGGGCTGAAGATAATGGCGGCTTAGCGAGCAGCGCAACAGTGAACATAAAAGTAACTGATATAAACGATAAGAACCCGGAGTTTGATGAAAGCATGCTTCCGTATGTGTTTCACGTGGACGAGGGTAAAGACAATATGCTCATTGGAGTCGTGCATGCTACCGATGCCGATGAGGGTATGAATGCTGAGATTACTTATACTATTCCATCGGATATTCCATTTAAAATCAATTCTCGAACGGGAGAGATTAAGACGAAATCGGCCTTGGATTATGAAACGAAGAAGGAATACAAGTTTGTAGTAACTGCACAGGATGGAGCTCCCGAGCCTAGACTAGGAACCGCTAGCGTTACGGTGAAGGTACGTGATATTCCAGATGAGGTTCCAAGGTTCATGGAGTCATTGATTGAGGTGAAAATTCCCGAAAATGTACCGGATATGGTGGTTACTACAGTGCGAGCTTTCGACCCTGACACCAAACCAGAAATAACCTATACCATTAAGAGAGGACCCGGAGATTTGTTTAAAATCGATGCGAAGACCGGTTTAGTAAAAACGATCAGAGGCTTAGATTACGAGAAGGATAAAATTCACGAGCTGATAATTGGTACGCTGGAAAACAATGGCACCAATCCGGGAGATTATATTAAAATAATGGTTGAAGTGGAGGACCGTAATGACATTCCACCGGTGTTCGTAGCGATTCCGGAGCCAATCAACATTAACGATGATCTGCCAATAGGAACTATTGTTGGATCCATGCCGGCAGTCGATGGCGATGGATCCTCTCCCGGTAATGTCGTACGCTTTGAAATGGTGGGCCGAGGGAAAGCCCTTAAATACTTCCAGGTTGATCCAGATTCGGGTATCGTACGCATCCGAGATGAGTTGAACAAGGAGGACGACGTGGAGTATCTGGTCGACGTACGGGCCTACGATATGGGTGAACCGCAACTGAGCTCGGTTGCTACATTACCGATTTACGTCAGTCATATTCCCGCAAATCCGAATGGAGACTCGGCGGAATCGAGAGTCGATGCTGCTGGTATCGTCAATCTGGAAGTTCAGGGGCTAGCGTTCAGCGATGATAGCTACACTACGAGCGTACCGGAGTCTACAGGAATTAACGCAACAATCAAGTTGATTCAGATTATTAACTCGAAAAAAGCGACCAAAAATAATGGAGGTTTCAAGTGTGAAATTATAAAAGGAAATGATGTTAATCTTTTCCGAATCACCGTTGAAGATCACGCCTGTGGGTTGGTTTTGAATGGACCTTTAGACTACGAAACAGCTGTAACGCATAACCTCGAAGTGCGCttggtttcaaataaatattttgtgaaccaacataaaaactttgctcaagtgaAAGTGATAGTGCAGGACGACAATGATAATGTTCCTAAGTTCCAGTTTCCCACTAGCTTCCAGCAAGGTGTGCGAAACGATAGCTATTATGCCGTCATCAATTCCGAGGCTGACATCGATACACCGTTGATAACGGTCAAAGCAGTAGATAAGGACGCAGGCGTTTACGGTCAAATCAAATATCACATCTACGatgaaaaaataaacgaaattcCAGACGACGATTCGCCAAGTTCCTACTTTACTATCAACGAGGACAACGGAATGTTGAAGactcaaaaaagtttacacGGATTGAAGCAGTCTCCGTTGGTATTCATCGTGGAAGCACGAGACAACAATGGCAATCCACAAGCCGGAGTGGTACACAAAGCAAAAGCCCGAGTCGTGGTCAACACGATTGCAGACATCAATCGCATGACGTTGGTGTTTTCGGACTCTGCGCCCAAGGACATGCGCCGACATGCTCGGGCTCTGGAAGACCTGTTGCATGAAAAATCCGCTGGGCTTATCACGGGTATCGAGCGGTTCAGCACCCggaaaattttaaatgaaaacGGAACTATTGAAGAGCTGCCCGGAGCTACTGACGTTTGGTACTTTAAATTCCTTTTTCGTCTTTTTCGAGTGTCATtgataatttattatttttgttctaGGTTCTATGCTGTTGATCCCAAGTCTGAGAAAATTCTGGCAAGAAATTCTACAACTGTTTTAAGTGCTATTCTAGCTCCCATGACGCTGTCTCAAATCAATTTTGAAGCATCTAGTATTGCTCGAGCCACGGCTCAGGGAATATTTGGACCCGTCGAACCAAAGCTGCAAATCCAGAAGGTGAAAGCTGCCGTTCTAGTTAATGATGACGTCTTTCCTTATGCTCTGATTGCTGTGGCTGTGGTAATCCTTATACTAGGGTCGGTTGGAATTGTATATATTTGTATCTCCTGGTCCAAGTAAGTATAGACAGTGTACGCTATGATTTGAAACACGTAGATCATGTGAACCTTTCCGTagatataaaaatttcaaacaaagaaTGCGCCAGTACACAGCCCCTGCTAGTCCTGTTCGCTATGATCCGGTAATAATTAACTCCCAAGCACCAACCACAGAGAACCAAACTAGTCTGAAAGAATATGAAACACAAGTTCTTGCAATGGCAGTTCCACTAGATGAGGGAGATGATCTTCAGCTTGACTTCAGCGCTAAAAATCATGCCTTTAGTTTAGATAATGTTAGCTACATTACGCACAAGGAAAACGGTACGTAACCTCCAAAAGTAAACACAACTCTTTCACTCTTCAGACGTTATTGTCCTGTTTTCCCTTTAGGTCAACACAGTCCTACGAATTCCGATGCCACGACGGCAGTCGTTGGAACACTGCAacgcaacaacaataacaatacaAAGAATAATAACAATCTTAACATCAACAACCGACAAAATACCTTAAACCGAACGTTGGAGATGAACCGGAACAATTACCTAAACCCGTTGGGATCGGTCAGCAACGGAACATTACCAGGAACATTAACTCTTGGAAGGATCAAGTCAGAACGAAACAATTACATTAACGGGTATGTGTTTTAACGCACAAAACATCATTACCTTCAActcatcgaaaaatttcaaacattttgtaGCTACGGGGACACCCTAAATCGAAACAATCTATCGATGGCCCAGAACAACACCTTCAACACATTAGGTCGCAATCACCGGAACAACAACGCTACCAgcaacaacatcaacaacaTGAACCATCAACACAACCACCACCATGGGCAGGAAATCGTTGCAAATACCTTGGGACGAAACAACCGTTACACCGATGTGCCAATTAGCAATCCTCTGTTCCACATTCGGTAATTATTGCGCCATTCTCAGCAACATCCAGTATCCAGCAACAGAGTTTTTATCTAACATCGCTTATTGCTTTGCAGTCAAAATGGCGACCTACAGTCCCAACCACAGCTTAACCACGCTAGTCCCACCAATGAGAACGTCACGTTCGGCAAGCGGGACTACAGTCAGCTGCCCTTCTCGTACCTCAACGATCTGGATCGATCGGATGCTGAAACGACAACCGAGCTGTAGAGGTGGTTTATGTGGTTACAAACGAATCGAAAATCGCTGTGTTAACCAATAAGAATTGTTTGGGAGAGAATGAATAATAATTGAGAAGTGTGTATGCATGTAAAACGAAACTTTAAAAAGCCATTTTGGAGCAAGTATAGGTCAACTGCCGTAGTTGTAAGTTAATTTAGTTTTCCTCTAAACgttgtttttatgttttctttttctttaattagtttttaagatacccGTAGCTAGCTGCAATATTACCCACGTCAATATTTTATCCTTTCTTTCGATTCCGCTCTATAAACAATGGCATTTCTTACCGTCCATAGGGAAGCTACCTTTCTGTAAAGCGACTCGTACAAATGATTGTGTCTTatttatattaaatttttttagtttgttCTTTTGTATAAAGCAATAGGATTTTGAAATCGTTTAGAGTAGTAAAAGGAGACAATCGACCTTTTCATTGTACATATACAGTC
It includes:
- the LOC129728470 gene encoding cadherin-99C isoform X4, whose amino-acid sequence is MTKEALALETAPTGRLQRAVTNVGSITLNHSRKDPDPVPDRRLRLGQRQSCGGRPSSVVASHMTNRTAWSLGKWTSAAMGSSFLLPRLLVLATLLIVTHKVQATDGKLQLCEVETGQTNIILDIEESRGNLTSQPTSPPELPIYGDPVEEIALDLIFPKGNPAFVLDGKSLQLIHPLDRDEENLSHIVFQITCTIRSTRRKRNIPIIVRVSDVNDNPPMFINTPYETTVPESTPVGTTIFRSIQAQDKDAGVNGLVEYFVVKGSQQSISDIAPNTLTAADGYGVFTIAYPHQGQVTVVKTLDYERIQRYYLTIVASDRARNASERLSATTTLTIDIADSDDQDPSFIYRGCVLLDGACLNPEYSASVPAGSLQGVLTVSPERIQAVDLDSISSPIRYSFLSGIPGNYGDYFEIDPQTGVLKQTKLVDSSVTAKKFDIIVKAEEVSEMKRFTTAKLTIHVKPVDAYSPVISVTSTEGFVDENSPIGTVVTDAKGNPIKLTTTDADLGSEDEPVEYIYEVTTPSFVVSKKGILHVNEEGLDRDPPSQGKYRFQVVAREANGNAASAPMSLTVHLIDVNDNAPKLAMVAPVSLTAGDGRRLVSKVTATDYDAGENAVITYSLFHVSNNGANKFAIDPKTGEIETRARLNAGEQYSITVQASDIGALTSQAIVEVSITPGPNTKPPRFLKPVYDVQVSEGAEINSTVIVVKAEDPENDPVKYAITTGNDLRQFAIGKESGVISVIRKLDREDLTRYQLIIRAEDNGGLASSATVNIKVTDINDKNPEFDESMLPYVFHVDEGKDNMLIGVVHATDADEGMNAEITYTIPSDIPFKINSRTGEIKTKSALDYETKKEYKFVVTAQDGAPEPRLGTASVTVKVRDIPDEVPRFMESLIEVKIPENVPDMVVTTVRAFDPDTKPEITYTIKRGPGDLFKIDAKTGLVKTIRGLDYEKDKIHELIIGTLENNGTNPGDYIKIMVEVEDRNDIPPVFVAIPEPININDDLPIGTIVGSMPAVDGDGSSPGNVVRFEMVGRGKALKYFQVDPDSGIVRIRDELNKEDDVEYLVDVRAYDMGEPQLSSVATLPIYVSHIPANPNGDSAESRVDAAGIVNLEVQGLAFSDDSYTTSVPESTGINATIKLIQIINSKKATKNNGGFKCEIIKGNDVNLFRITVEDHACGLVLNGPLDYETAVTHNLEVRLVSNKYFVNQHKNFAQVKVIVQDDNDNVPKFQFPTSFQQGVRNDSYYAVINSEADIDTPLITVKAVDKDAGVYGQIKYHIYDEKINEIPDDDSPSSYFTINEDNGMLKTQKSLHGLKQSPLVFIVEARDNNGNPQAGVVHKAKARVVVNTIADINRMTLVFSDSAPKDMRRHARALEDLLHEKSAGLITGIERFSTRKILNENGTIEELPGATDVWFYAVDPKSEKILARNSTTVLSAILAPMTLSQINFEASSIARATAQGIFGPVEPKLQIQKVKAAVLVNDDVFPYALIAVAVVILILGSVGIVYICISWSKSTQSYEFRCHDGSRWNTATQQQ
- the LOC129728470 gene encoding cadherin-99C isoform X2, which translates into the protein MTKEALALETAPTGRLQRAVTNVGSITLNHSRKDPDPVPDRRLRLGQRQSCGGRPSSVVASHMTNRTAWSLGKWTSAAMGSSFLLPRLLVLATLLIVTHKVQATDGKLQLCEVETGQTNIILDIEESRGNLTSQPTSPPELPIYGDPVEEIALDLIFPKGNPAFVLDGKSLQLIHPLDRDEENLSHIVFQITCTIRSTRRKRNIPIIVRVSDVNDNPPMFINTPYETTVPESTPVGTTIFRSIQAQDKDAGVNGLVEYFVVKGSQQSISDIAPNTLTAADGYGVFTIAYPHQGQVTVVKTLDYERIQRYYLTIVASDRARNASERLSATTTLTIDIADSDDQDPSFIYRGCVLLDGACLNPEYSASVPAGSLQGVLTVSPERIQAVDLDSISSPIRYSFLSGIPGNYGDYFEIDPQTGVLKQTKLVDSSVTAKKFDIIVKAEEVSEMKRFTTAKLTIHVKPVDAYSPVISVTSTEGFVDENSPIGTVVTDAKGNPIKLTTTDADLGSEDEPVEYIYEVTTPSFVVSKKGILHVNEEGLDRDPPSQGKYRFQVVAREANGNAASAPMSLTVHLIDVNDNAPKLAMVAPVSLTAGDGRRLVSKVTATDYDAGENAVITYSLFHVSNNGANKFAIDPKTGEIETRARLNAGEQYSITVQASDIGALTSQAIVEVSITPGPNTKPPRFLKPVYDVQVSEGAEINSTVIVVKAEDPENDPVKYAITTGNDLRQFAIGKESGVISVIRKLDREDLTRYQLIIRAEDNGGLASSATVNIKVTDINDKNPEFDESMLPYVFHVDEGKDNMLIGVVHATDADEGMNAEITYTIPSDIPFKINSRTGEIKTKSALDYETKKEYKFVVTAQDGAPEPRLGTASVTVKVRDIPDEVPRFMESLIEVKIPENVPDMVVTTVRAFDPDTKPEITYTIKRGPGDLFKIDAKTGLVKTIRGLDYEKDKIHELIIGTLENNGTNPGDYIKIMVEVEDRNDIPPVFVAIPEPININDDLPIGTIVGSMPAVDGDGSSPGNVVRFEMVGRGKALKYFQVDPDSGIVRIRDELNKEDDVEYLVDVRAYDMGEPQLSSVATLPIYVSHIPANPNGDSAESRVDAAGIVNLEVQGLAFSDDSYTTSVPESTGINATIKLIQIINSKKATKNNGGFKCEIIKGNDVNLFRITVEDHACGLVLNGPLDYETAVTHNLEVRLVSNKYFVNQHKNFAQVKVIVQDDNDNVPKFQFPTSFQQGVRNDSYYAVINSEADIDTPLITVKAVDKDAGVYGQIKYHIYDEKINEIPDDDSPSSYFTINEDNGMLKTQKSLHGLKQSPLVFIVEARDNNGNPQAGVVHKAKARVVVNTIADINRMTLVFSDSAPKDMRRHARALEDLLHEKSAGLITGIERFSTRKILNENGTIEELPGATDVWFYAVDPKSEKILARNSTTVLSAILAPMTLSQINFEASSIARATAQGIFGPVEPKLQIQKVKAAVLVNDDVFPYALIAVAVVILILGSVGIVYICISWSKYKNFKQRMRQYTAPASPVRYDPVIINSQAPTTENQTSLKEYETQVLAMAVPLDEGDDLQLDFSAKNHAFSLDNVSYITHKENGQHSPTNSDATTAVVGTLQRNNNNNTKNNNNLNINNRQNTLNRTLEMNRNNYLNPLGSVSNGTLPGTLTLGRINYGDTLNRNNLSMAQNNTFNTLGRNHRNNNATSNNINNMNHQHNHHHGQEIVANTLGRNNRYTDVPISNPLFHIRQNGDLQSQPQLNHASPTNENVTFGKRDYSQLPFSYLNDLDRSDAETTTEL
- the LOC129728470 gene encoding cadherin-99C isoform X1, whose amino-acid sequence is MTKEALALETAPTGRLQRAVTNVGSITLNHSRKDPDPVPDRRLRLGQRQSCGGRPSSVVASHMTNRTAWSLGKWTSAAMGSSFLLPRLLVLATLLIVTHKVQATDGKLQLCEVETGQTNIILDIEESRGNLTSQPTSPPELPIYGDPVEEIALDLIFPKGNPAFVLDGKSLQLIHPLDRDEENLSHIVFQITCTIRSTRRKRNIPIIVRVSDVNDNPPMFINTPYETTVPESTPVGTTIFRSIQAQDKDAGVNGLVEYFVVKGSQQSISDIAPNTLTAADGYGVFTIAYPHQGQVTVVKTLDYERIQRYYLTIVASDRARNASERLSATTTLTIDIADSDDQDPSFIYRGCVLLDGACLNPEYSASVPAGSLQGVLTVSPERIQAVDLDSISSPIRYSFLSGIPGNYGDYFEIDPQTGVLKQTKLVDSSVTAKKFDIIVKAEEVSEMKRFTTAKLTIHVKPVDAYSPVISVTSTEGFVDENSPIGTVVTDAKGNPIKLTTTDADLGSEDEPVEYIYEVTTPSFVVSKKGILHVNEEGLDRDPPSQGKYRFQVVAREANGNAASAPMSLTVHLIDVNDNAPKLAMVAPVSLTAGDGRRLVSKVTATDYDAGENAVITYSLFHVSNNGANKFAIDPKTGEIETRARLNAGEQYSITVQASDIGALTSQAIVEVSITPGPNTKPPRFLKPVYDVQVSEGAEINSTVIVVKAEDPENDPVKYAITTGNDLRQFAIGKESGVISVIRKLDREDLTRYQLIIRAEDNGGLASSATVNIKVTDINDKNPEFDESMLPYVFHVDEGKDNMLIGVVHATDADEGMNAEITYTIPSDIPFKINSRTGEIKTKSALDYETKKEYKFVVTAQDGAPEPRLGTASVTVKVRDIPDEVPRFMESLIEVKIPENVPDMVVTTVRAFDPDTKPEITYTIKRGPGDLFKIDAKTGLVKTIRGLDYEKDKIHELIIGTLENNGTNPGDYIKIMVEVEDRNDIPPVFVAIPEPININDDLPIGTIVGSMPAVDGDGSSPGNVVRFEMVGRGKALKYFQVDPDSGIVRIRDELNKEDDVEYLVDVRAYDMGEPQLSSVATLPIYVSHIPANPNGDSAESRVDAAGIVNLEVQGLAFSDDSYTTSVPESTGINATIKLIQIINSKKATKNNGGFKCEIIKGNDVNLFRITVEDHACGLVLNGPLDYETAVTHNLEVRLVSNKYFVNQHKNFAQVKVIVQDDNDNVPKFQFPTSFQQGVRNDSYYAVINSEADIDTPLITVKAVDKDAGVYGQIKYHIYDEKINEIPDDDSPSSYFTINEDNGMLKTQKSLHGLKQSPLVFIVEARDNNGNPQAGVVHKAKARVVVNTIADINRMTLVFSDSAPKDMRRHARALEDLLHEKSAGLITGIERFSTRKILNENGTIEELPGATDVWFYAVDPKSEKILARNSTTVLSAILAPMTLSQINFEASSIARATAQGIFGPVEPKLQIQKVKAAVLVNDDVFPYALIAVAVVILILGSVGIVYICISWSKYKNFKQRMRQYTAPASPVRYDPVIINSQAPTTENQTSLKEYETQVLAMAVPLDEGDDLQLDFSAKNHAFSLDNVSYITHKENGQHSPTNSDATTAVVGTLQRNNNNNTKNNNNLNINNRQNTLNRTLEMNRNNYLNPLGSVSNGTLPGTLTLGRIKSERNNYINGYGDTLNRNNLSMAQNNTFNTLGRNHRNNNATSNNINNMNHQHNHHHGQEIVANTLGRNNRYTDVPISNPLFHIRQNGDLQSQPQLNHASPTNENVTFGKRDYSQLPFSYLNDLDRSDAETTTEL
- the LOC129728470 gene encoding cadherin-99C isoform X3, with product MTKEALALETAPTGRLQRAVTNVGSITLNHSRKDPDPVPDRRLRLGQRQSCGGRPSSVVASHMTNRTAWSLGKWTSAAMGSSFLLPRLLVLATLLIVTHKVQATDGKLQLCEVETGQTNIILDIEESRGNLTSQPTSPPELPIYGDPVEEIALDLIFPKGNPAFVLDGKSLQLIHPLDRDEENLSHIVFQITCTIRSTRRKRNIPIIVRVSDVNDNPPMFINTPYETTVPESTPVGTTIFRSIQAQDKDAGVNGLVEYFVVKGSQQSISDIAPNTLTAADGYGVFTIAYPHQGQVTVVKTLDYERIQRYYLTIVASDRARNASERLSATTTLTIDIADSDDQDPSFIYRGCVLLDGACLNPEYSASVPAGSLQGVLTVSPERIQAVDLDSISSPIRYSFLSGIPGNYGDYFEIDPQTGVLKQTKLVDSSVTAKKFDIIVKAEEVSEMKRFTTAKLTIHVKPVDAYSPVISVTSTEGFVDENSPIGTVVTDAKGNPIKLTTTDADLGSEDEPVEYIYEVTTPSFVVSKKGILHVNEEGLDRDPPSQGKYRFQVVAREANGNAASAPMSLTVHLIDVNDNAPKLAMVAPVSLTAGDGRRLVSKVTATDYDAGENAVITYSLFHVSNNGANKFAIDPKTGEIETRARLNAGEQYSITVQASDIGALTSQAIVEVSITPGPNTKPPRFLKPVYDVQVSEGAEINSTVIVVKAEDPENDPVKYAITTGNDLRQFAIGKESGVISVIRKLDREDLTRYQLIIRAEDNGGLASSATVNIKVTDINDKNPEFDESMLPYVFHVDEGKDNMLIGVVHATDADEGMNAEITYTIPSDIPFKINSRTGEIKTKSALDYETKKEYKFVVTAQDGAPEPRLGTASVTVKVRDIPDEVPRFMESLIEVKIPENVPDMVVTTVRAFDPDTKPEITYTIKRGPGDLFKIDAKTGLVKTIRGLDYEKDKIHELIIGTLENNGTNPGDYIKIMVEVEDRNDIPPVFVAIPEPININDDLPIGTIVGSMPAVDGDGSSPGNVVRFEMVGRGKALKYFQVDPDSGIVRIRDELNKEDDVEYLVDVRAYDMGEPQLSSVATLPIYVSHIPANPNGDSAESRVDAAGIVNLEVQGLAFSDDSYTTSVPESTGINATIKLIQIINSKKATKNNGGFKCEIIKGNDVNLFRITVEDHACGLVLNGPLDYETAVTHNLEVRLVSNKYFVNQHKNFAQVKVIVQDDNDNVPKFQFPTSFQQGVRNDSYYAVINSEADIDTPLITVKAVDKDAGVYGQIKYHIYDEKINEIPDDDSPSSYFTINEDNGMLKTQKSLHGLKQSPLVFIVEARDNNGNPQAGVVHKAKARVVVNTIADINRMTLVFSDSAPKDMRRHARALEDLLHEKSAGLITGIERFSTRKILNENGTIEELPGATDVWFYAVDPKSEKILARNSTTVLSAILAPMTLSQINFEASSIARATAQGIFGPVEPKLQIQKVKAAVLVNDDVFPYALIAVAVVILILGSVGIVYICISWSKRYCPVFPLGQHSPTNSDATTAVVGTLQRNNNNNTKNNNNLNINNRQNTLNRTLEMNRNNYLNPLGSVSNGTLPGTLTLGRIKSERNNYINGYGDTLNRNNLSMAQNNTFNTLGRNHRNNNATSNNINNMNHQHNHHHGQEIVANTLGRNNRYTDVPISNPLFHIRQNGDLQSQPQLNHASPTNENVTFGKRDYSQLPFSYLNDLDRSDAETTTEL